The Pieris rapae chromosome 13, ilPieRapa1.1, whole genome shotgun sequence genomic sequence CACTAGTGGATAtctctatataaaattctcgtgtcacaatgtttgttcCCATACCCCTCGGAAAcagctcgaccgattcttttgaaattatacATGTTCAGTAAATTTTAGAATCAGCTACTATCAATTTTTTGAACTCCTAAATTATAGGGCATGTCcgccaaaaaaaatttttttagacaaaactttttgttttatttttttatcatacaaacataacatacaaaaatatatacatttctgAAATTTCATCTAGCCTCTaagatcaacccctattttttattcgttaGTTGAAAACTTATAACTTGGACTCTGAGGTTTAAATAGggaaaaatcacagaaaaacctaaatagtttttattctgGAAAATAGAAGTCTCTGGGATAGCATAGTAAAATGTTCTATGTTGATATGTACTCAAAAGGTAGGTTAGGTAtaaaggagaaacgaagttcgcggagccagctagtaaaatataatattattattttataacataccACATTATCAATCTTAAAATAAGtctaaattttgaaaattaaaatgtttatgcaTGTTTACCTGCCATTTTCCAACATCCCAATTCTTCCACTAGTGCCATCTGGTAAACATTCCAAAtcgtcaaatgtattaaaaaagtccATTATAAATCCCCTTTTAGAACCATCTTCTACAATGGATTTTTTCTCCTCAATGGTCTTGTAACACGGCGACATTGTAGAATAAGGCGGGTCACCTTCTGACAGATCAGGAAACAAGTCCAAATGTTTCTCATCTGTGGAAATTTTTAAGTCATGGTTAGGTgttattagaataaaataaaaaacattcaatagTACGATTGTTAGATTTTAGtaaccatattttttaattattaatttcagtttttcattCATCATcatgttttgaaaattaactCACTGTGTTAAcaattatatagtaatttcTTCCTAAACCCGGCCTTCCTTCGTTTAAGTTTTTCTTAAgtgaacacattttttttaatattaaaaattatgtttgttatgTACTACGTAAAAACTTTCTCTTAAATACGTGttcttacttaaaataaagcttCCGAATTTCAGAGCCAGTaagttagtaattttatataggaTTTCCTCTTAATAGCCTAATTCATAAATCAGTAAGACCAAGTGCTTTCAGacgcttattattattaggtttgTTTCTAAATGAACATAAGAAATGCTTAAAATATTCGTCAATTATTTAGTTCTTATAATTGAATATGCTTACAACAACTTAGTTTCGTAATAGGTTCATTATCCAAATTAATTTCCTCCGAACCAATTCTCTCTCCAAGTATCCTATTCACACAATGACAagtgttatttaaacattgtacAGGATTGAAATTTCCATCCGAGGTACATCTGGGCCCGGCCACCGGGTATGGGGTGTTTCTGTCTATTGTCTTCTTGATTTCATAATTGAATCTGGAACAGCCTTAAAATTGAAAAGGatgttatttactatatatactactagcagactcggccaagcgttggtctggctaaggtttttattatatcacatattagtaaactatttaagggaaacggtaggagaacttatgtgaaaggtagatattttatatgaatcgTTGGTACTTTTTACACAGCggcatctgttagaattgtttcaaataataaacaaatatttgctataaaataatattgcgagtataaattaagatgtaagctatcctatcttttaagttagatcaaactgcacacggtgtgcaattatgattgatatcggtttggtagtttaggagtccatcgcggacaaacaacaTGACacgtgttttataattaagatatatatctagaaaatatttgtttcactAAAGTTATGAAATCAAAAGACAGTATTAAGTTAGAGACTTTTTAACAAGATAcgttaaaatgatttaatcaagtaatatgataaattttatagaacatggtgCAAGCGGGCATAAggttcatctgatgttaagtgacttGTCAATGCTACAttgctcgcaagtgcgttgccgggcttttaagatttattacgCTCTATTCTTGAACCCTAAGTTGAatcggttcggaaatactgcagtaaataaataaatcgaacACTCACGACATGGCATATTTTGTGTGGATCCAGTGTATAGAACTTCGCCAAACAAACGCTCACCTTCTTCAGACTGACAGAAACATCTGAAATATAGTTATTGTAAGGGCGAATGAATAAAGTAGCGCACTTTAAGATGTTTTCATTGGAGAATCGCAGAAAACTAATTGATATATCGTTTGCAttcaagatatttaataaccaGGTCGATTGCCCGAACTTTctgtttaatttcatatttcgtGTACCCTCTTGATACCCCAGGCATCCCATTATTCCTTTTGTCCCACCATTTCGTAGATCGCGTTTTGGTCAAAGTTCACCGATATCCAGATTAAGATCCAGATAAATCCATTTTGATAAACGAGCTtggtctggatatccatagttgctcacCTCACACattgaaatcgatttttgtttagtttcttaagtttatttttctgccaaattgttgttttgttttttttaatattagatccgttggcaagctttttatcaataaaataaaaaataaaaataaaaaataaagacaagTATATACCAAATACAGTTaggtaacaataattaattgctATTCGGATTTGAATAGGTTCATTAGAAAAACATTATAAccatatgttatttatttattataatatcgcattcaattagttattgtgtttttttatataaaaatgggggcaaacgggcttaTATGACATTAAGTAATATCGCTGCCCGTGGACACTCAAAATGCCAGCcttttatcaaatcaaattggttcggaaacacTTCAGTGAGCACATGATTGTGGTGCGCGGCAGGAAGTGCCTTAAAAagcgctcagttgtggaataGCGGACGTCGAGGTTATACGGGATCAATTAGCTAATACTAACGTTTGTGTAGGTACACAATCAAACGCTGCATATTTGCCCTTTCCATCGCAATAGGGTCTTCGCTCGAAGGCACCAACCTCGCCCCTTGCGAACCGTGCATCGTAGTCATCTTGAGCGTCGTGGCATTTTGTTTTCACTGAAATTCAACAAGGATGAGGAGAAACTAACTCAAATTACTCGGCTTTTTCAAAAGGGACCTGCCGATGCAATCGCTAAACAGCATGAAATGCTGAGGCCTTAGACAATTTCCATTCTAGAGACAAATCTCGATCAGAAGACTATGTTCACATGTCGTGCTTATCTCGTAAAAAACCTTAGGTCTGGGTCAgttttatatatcattatatcaatcttttttttttgtattaggcaaataggtgatctgcctttatgcctgacacacgccatcggTATGCcttactttttgggtctaattgAGATTTTCTCACGTGTGAGAGCTAAATGCGAACATAGAAACTCTGCTGGTGTACTGCCGACCCATAAAACATGCCGACGAATAAAACattaaggtaaataaaattctaggatacaaaaataatgcgAGAAAAATAAGTGGTCTTTAACTATCATCGTTTCGAGAATATATTGACAAATATTTCCCATTTGTAAACTCTTACTTCTGACACACGTCCTCGTTACTTCATCACAAGTGAGTCCATGTCCACATCTACCGATGGTCATACCATCTCCAGGGCCACCCAAGCTACACTCATTACCTCGAGCTGGAAAtcgataatatatatagataaataatatactacatGAAAAACCTTACctatttttgttttcctaTAAGTAATTGTTGTAGAAATAGATTCGCCTAATTGAGTAATTAACTCATAAGCCAGTGTCCCAAGTTTGGGATTTCAAGTTGAAGATTtctattataatgtattttatatagacaCTATCTGCATCGGgaaacatatgtatataaaaattacatataaaaggTATACactactatatactatattttattttattagataaatataaaaaaatgtttgggatggctaataattattttataaaaatcagtcaacattacacaaaaattgtatacatacTATTTCAATTCGCGCAGTTTTACTAAAAAGTTACTCTTTTAATTAtgcacaaatattttactattcatCTCTCTTCTCCACTAATCATATGCATATCTGTATAtgtgtatttgtgtatatCAAGAAATGTCATATTCGATACCTCCTAAGTATACTGAGTCAACTAACAAATTTAggtatttggttttttttatataaacgtacATAATTAACCATGATCTTCACGttagtgttaatttttttttaaaaagaactaTAGTTACCGAGATATTAGATAATAGATTAcctaaatcaatttcaacatCTGTTAAAATCGTACATTGTATACTGATCCAAATAACGTTGTATCAGTGTTCGCGGGGCGTGAGAAGGGACGCATTGATACAAGTTTATTTTGGCTCAGTATACGATGAATGACAGCCAGGGCGCATGCAACTTAAGTTAATATGCTCCTTTCATAAGTTTCTTCCAAGCAGTCAAGGAGATAATATTGAGACTACAAAAATATCAGTTTGCAAAACTATGTTCTTGGGAAGTCTTCTAAAGCGACTACCGTGAGACAGTATCGAGATATATcagttaatacaaatatcaatatagGTTTTCATAAACCCAAAAAAGGTGTTTGTGAACAATGtcacatttatgaaaataacaagCAAGTTACCcagacagataaataaaagcatGAAGAGCATTTAAAGGAAAAAGAGAAAGctagaaaacaaaagatacaGCAGCATTTGATCATCAAAAGTGTCTTAATGTACCTCACGGGAACGttagtactttttattataaacggaAACTTATCTTCTCACGATATTCAGTCTGGGATCTCGATAAGGTTATTGTTTTTCATGGCATCAACAGAAAGCAAAGAGATGTGCAAATGACATTTCTATAtgtgtttttaagtttatagaaGATACGGTGGGTGAAGGTGTCAAAGATTACCGGTTTCGGTCAGACAACCGTGGAAGCCAATATAGAAATAGGATTGTTTTCTTAATGTATCTGTTAGCTAGTTCGAAgttctgtatacatatatattagccATCGCTTTCTAATAGTGGGTCACACTCAAAATGAAGGCGAGAGTATACATGCTGTAATTGAAAGACAGACAAAAGATAAAATGCTTTATACGCCTTATCAATGGTATACAGCTTTTAGATTTGCTATATCCGACGAAAAACCATACAAAGTTATTGAAGTGTCTCaggatttaataaaagactttAAATCAAAGTAAGGACTTATAAACAACTGGACAACTACTAATGATGGATCTAAAATGCCTTGAAACAAAGTCACGGAAAAGTAGTTGTTAAAGCAGAAAATCCATTTAGgacattttataaaacgaGTTACCAAGATGATTCTTACAAGTAGAtagattgtgtaaaaaaacctaaagcTACACCAAATCGAAGAGAGTTGAATTttaacatagataatatttctttagctTATCATTCCATCCATTCCTATTTACCAAAATAAGTACAAACACTTGATGGATCTTTGTAAGACACTGGTGATTCCTAAGgagtatcattttttttttaataatttgatttcaaaaaaCTCTAATGGAGCAGATGACAGTGATTCAGACTGATTTTTTATacgttaaatctttaaaattttcatttattttgataaaccaTAAGGTTCAAAGCTATCCTTTGAGCGtcctaaactttttatatatttttgttatacatttatattatttttaataatattgtttaacgtAAGTTTTTAGttcctattatttttattgatgtttgttactttttatgaaactttaatgatactacattgataatttgttttagttgcATTGTTAAACTTATAGCATTTAGTAaggctaaataatattaacaaaaaggttaaaaattgaataactaaaaatacattataattcttaaaaatgcgttgtttttgttaatgagTCTACTTCTTCctagcttttattaatttcgtaaggtattagaaataaaattagtaattaaaaagcctcgattaattatattagtccAGTATACGTTGAGGTTTAAAATTCTAACATAGCTAATTACTTTCCTAGTATAATGAGTCAAGTgatgtaatttcaatattttattattaagtgagACGAAAAACCCCGAAACTAACCAAAAGTaagatgataataattaaatgataatcatATTCCATAATATGTTGGTGTAAACTATAGATTTTGATGTACAACGTACATGAATATAACTGGTAGTTAAACCATTTTACTATTGAGTCCCGCCCGTGTATACTAAGTCATGTACATAAAATAGCATTTAAGAACAAAAATCAGCAAACTCATGTTATACCAAAGGAAGAGCTTtcaatctttattataaaaacattaaatttattctgaattagtttgatttcacaaaaatataaactatttgcCTTAAAATGGCTCTcctgtaaaattactaaaatgtcAGTTGACTCATTATACTTAGGAGGTATCGATTATAAAACATCGTTACCGTATAGAGGTAGACAAAATTCACAGCAGTTACAAACTGTAGGAGATGGCAGTGTTAGCCCGGAATGTGTTGCGTTGTTATATCCGCAATCCGGTGGAGTCACTCTACATTTATTCGTCTCTTTTTTAAGATGTTcctgtaatgtattttaaacagttacaattacttaaaaacCAACGGTGTCGACATAAAGCTGTTCTAACAGGACATTTTCTTTACTGGATAGATGTtcagaaaatgtaaataataaaaatgcaaatttattaACTACATTTGCTaagtcaaattatatattacaccCAACAATTATTAAAGATGTATACACATTTAGAAAGTTCAcagataaaatatactttagaaTTTATAAACCAAGCTTGGATAGCGCCAATAGATTTTTGTTAATGGACGTTTTTTAATACTTCAAAGTACTTCGGTTCCAagatactttatttctcatagaATTACATTCACTTAGCGAGAAAATTTagatactattttaaaaaaaatttgcaaaATACTTTAGTTAGTCATGTATGTAAATGACTAACCAACTCTAAATTTTCATAACACATGTATTTTATgagtatatttgaatataaggtatataaaataaaaatattagtttttatatatataatatgtacaatattattgACTAAAGTACTTTTTACTACTTAATCATGCTCAACTGTCACAATTTTAAAGAAGCTTGTGATGAAATTATGAAAGCAGACATCACGAACTATGACGAAAtctgatacatttttaatcgTCCTTTATGACCAATCACAATAAAACGAAGGCGGCCATCACTTCGCATTCTGTTTTATACATATCTATGTATCAAGCCCGTGTCATAACCATTGGTTTGCAGCTGCATATATAGTCATTGATTGACAGATAGAAATTAGCAGTTCACCTTTACTGAAGATGAATGTCTTTCTCTTTAATCTTGAAGGCTTGCTTATATCAGGAACTGTAACCACCATACTATGCCATTAATTTCACTTCCTTGGCGTAGTTTATCTGTACCAGAAGTAATACTAGCAGCATTCGTTCATGGGATACTTCACCGCATTATTTGTTCGTTCAATACAATAGTCTACATACTGTTGAGACCTCGCTTCTGCCTCGGGAATCTTTACTGATGGCTTCTTATCACCCCACGCTTCTACTGATGCCTGGGGTGATACGTCGGAATAGAACAGCTTCTGTATCGTGTATCCGCATAACTATCACTGTACTCAGTCGCAAGCTATGAGGGTATATTTGTCAGCTCTGACAGTTTTTGTTATCAAGCtacttaaattagtttttaagtcCATTACTAAACAAATTGGATCTTTGTAGTCTAGAGTTGATAAAttacgattattattatttaaattatgaataatataccTTTTGACATTTGTTAGTGTTACTTGGCTTATATTAGTTTGTTATGTTGTATAGGggattatatacataaaaacctatgaataacaataatatacagTTTAAGTACTTACTGTACAAAATCCCCATTCACATAACACGTCAGATTGAACAATAAGAAAATTTGtcacaaaacaaaagaataacaCAATATGTTTTTCAGCCATCTTGGTTCATTAATTGTTAGTCACTGATTACAAATATCAATGTGTTATCAATGATAATCAATGATAAATGACTATCTAATACTTGTTGCggaaattattatacacctctgaggaaatatattataacatatgcAATATTTATGGTAAGGTATAACTTTTTCTAACTTATTCTAAGCCAAATACACAATTACATTTAACgttactgaaataaaatagtagactaatggtaataaaaaaaagctagATTGCCTGTTCATGGGTCATTGCATTACACGGCAgcccattttaattttatgatatttgaaagcgtgaaata encodes the following:
- the LOC111004228 gene encoding uncharacterized protein LOC111004228; the encoded protein is MAEKHIVLFFCFVTNFLIVQSDVLCEWGFCTEHLKKETNKCRVTPPDCGYNNATHSGLTLPSPTVCNCCEFCLPLYARGNECSLGGPGDGMTIGRCGHGLTCDEVTRTCVRMKTKCHDAQDDYDARFARGEVGAFERRPYCDGKGKYAAFDCVPTQTCFCQSEEGERLFGEVLYTGSTQNMPCRCSRFNYEIKKTIDRNTPYPVAGPRCTSDGNFNPVQCLNNTCHCVNRILGERIGSEEINLDNEPITKLSCYEKHLDLFPDLSEGDPPYSTMSPCYKTIEEKKSIVEDGSKRGFIMDFFNTFDDLECLPDGTSGRIGMLENGSKVCINDRNERIGDYIAYPNTSEYDNMDCKCALTLSLMSFSGSRPICCKNGNFRQIQCYRGRCRCVDSNGRQIGKDEQNVRNLKCFSELGTNWQHC